ACCGCAGCGATACTGCTTGATGAGGAAGACCAGCTCGCCGAGCTTGTGACGTCTTTGGTTGTTCCATCCTTAAAATACACTGTCAAGCCCAGCTGTTTGAAGCCGCCGTCGGACAGAGCCACCTTCTTCTCGCTCATGGCTATTCGTGTGATCTCACCTACGCTTACAGTGATGTCTACGCTTTTAAGTCCGAATGAAGCCGTTACCGTCGTAGCACCTCTGGAGACCGCCGTAATCTGTCCGTTCTGCACGGTCGCAACCTGTGCGTCTTTCACCGTCCATACGGCCTGATCCGTCACATCTTCCGTCGTATCATCCTCGAATGTCGCCGTCAACGCAACCTGCTTAACATCACCCGGCTGGAGCAGGTACTTCTCCTCTTTCGCCTGCAGCGTTTTCGCAGCATCGACCTGTACGGTCATCGTCGCCGTTTTCTCGCCGTATTGAGCAGTTACAATCGTTTCACCCGAACTATAGGCCTGCACGCTGCCGCGGCCGCATAAGCCACATCATCCTCGGAAGAGCTCCAGACCGCTTCGGAGGTCACATCCTCACTCGTGCCATCCGCAAAGGTCGCTTTCAAGGTTAGAGAAGCCGTATCTCCACTGCGGAGCGACAGCAGCTTGGTACTAAACTCCAGCTTACGTGCAACCGCTACATCCACAGTAACAATGACGCTTTTGCCCCCGTAAGTGCCCGTAATCGTCGTTCTGCCCGTCGAAACGGCATGGATCGCTCCGCCTGTCACATAAGCAATGTCCTCATCCGCGGATGTCCACGTCGCCTTACTCGTCACATCCTCGCTTGTACTATCGTCAAAATAAGCCGTCAAGCTAAGCTGCTTGGAGCCATTCTTTTGCAGGAACAAATCCGTCTCGCTGGAGGTCAGCTTCTTGACTTGATCCACATTCACCGTAATGACAGCAGATTGGCCGCCATAAGAAGCTGTGATCGTCGCCTGCCCCGGCTTCAATGCCGTAATATTGCCTGCCTGAGCGGCTGCCGTATCCGTATTGTCGGTACTCCAGCTCGCCTTGCTGGTCACATCCTCGCTCGTGCCGTCCGTGTATACGACCTTCAGAGTTACCTGTTTGGATTCATCGGACTTCAGAGACAGAGACGTTTCGCTAGCCGTCAGGCTTCTGGTCACATCAACCTGAGCCTGAATGACTGCCTTCTTCCCGCCGTACTCAGCCGTTAGGTTAGCTTGGCCCGAAGTTAGCGCATAGACATTCCCATCCGAAGCAAACGCGACTTCTTCATTATCGGAAGTCCAAGATACTTTATCCGTCACATCTTCTTGATTTCCGTCCATATATGTAGCTGTAATCGTAACGGCGGATTTGTCACCTTTATGCAGATTCAGCGTCGGCGTTCCAGCCTCCAGCGTTTTAGGTACGCCGGCATTGACCGAAACAGTCGTCGTCTTGGAGCCGTACTGCGCGGTAATCGTCGCTTCGCCTACGCTGTAAATGGTGATTTTACCGCTTGTAACGGAAGCGACATCCTCATTGTCCGACGACCACTCCGCTTTGCTGGTCACATCCTCCACCGTTCCATCTGCAAAGGTGGCATTTAGCGTCAACTGCTCGGATTCATCCACCTTCATGAACAGATCGCTCTTATTCACATCAAGGCGTTTGGCCATCTCGACATCCACGTATACCGTTGCTGTCTTCGTCCCGTACTCCGCGGTAAGTACAGCTTCGCCGGAACCGTA
This genomic window from Paenibacillus hexagrammi contains:
- a CDS encoding Ig-like domain-containing protein, which codes for MAKPAAFSRKVFIFYVCLTLVMLTSISGAWGAGRAYASETISRLVLSTNSLTLSVDDSQTLTATAIYASGSTDDVSILTDWSSGDTSIATVYNGTVVAKAEGTTVITATYLAKTVVVNVTVKKKVRSLTKSKSTVNMRIDATEQLNLTATYTDNSTENVNALAEWSIDNDAIATVSNGLITALSSGQAVITAKYGNKSVTIAVNVDVARRLDIDQSSLELRTGGTQQLKLMATFDDGSVVDVADKAEWSTSQGNVADAFKGLVTAYGSGEAVLTAEYGTKTATVYVDVEMAKRLDVNKSDLFMKVDESEQLTLNATFADGTVEDVTSKAEWSSDNEDVASVTSGKITIYSVGEATITAQYGSKTTTVSVNAGVPKTLEAGTPTLNLHKGDKSAVTITATYMDGNQEDVTDKVSWTSDNEEVAFASDGNVYALTSGQANLTAEYGGKKAVIQAQVDVTRSLTASETSLSLKSDESKQVTLKVVYTDGTSEDVTSKASWSTDNTDTAAAQAGNITALKPGQATITASYGGQSAVITVNVDQVKKLTSSETDLFLQKNGSKQLSLTAYFDDSTSEDVTSKATWTSADEDIAYVTGGAIHAVSTGRTTITGTYGGKSVIVTVDVAVARKLEFSTKLLSLRSGDTASLTLKATFADGTSEDVTSEAVWSSSEDDVAYAAAAACRPIVRVKRL